The Clostridioides sp. ES-S-0010-02 genome window below encodes:
- a CDS encoding radical SAM protein yields the protein MYKDLSEKMRTAFDIKLRNFGNEIEFAYPNQTLALSTTSNKCSLKCAHCNGHYLENMIPIEDYKEKVKSRNITSFLLSGGCSYEGDVPINTHIQTIKKLKEQGYRLNAHLGLMDKESIIELCKYLDIVSFDLVFDKETIKEVYKMDKSKEDYIKAYNTIRENTEVAPHICIGLKGGKVKGEYEIIEYLQKNPPNKLTFIVLIPTKGTEYEDVEPPNLKEVTDVLCEARISLPNTEINLGCMRPRGVYRKELDQLAIMCGVNRIVLPSKSAKNKAIDMNMTITECKECCVL from the coding sequence ATGTATAAGGATTTGTCTGAGAAAATGAGAACTGCGTTTGACATTAAATTAAGAAATTTCGGAAATGAGATAGAGTTTGCTTATCCGAATCAGACTCTAGCTCTTAGTACTACAAGTAATAAGTGTAGTCTTAAATGTGCTCATTGTAATGGTCATTATTTAGAAAATATGATACCAATTGAGGACTATAAAGAAAAAGTTAAATCAAGAAATATAACTAGTTTTTTATTAAGTGGTGGTTGTAGTTATGAAGGTGATGTCCCAATAAATACCCATATACAGACCATTAAAAAGTTAAAGGAACAAGGATACAGATTAAATGCTCATTTAGGGCTTATGGATAAAGAGAGTATTATAGAATTATGTAAGTATTTAGATATAGTTTCTTTCGACTTGGTATTCGATAAAGAAACTATAAAAGAAGTTTATAAGATGGATAAAAGCAAAGAAGATTATATTAAAGCTTACAATACAATAAGAGAAAATACAGAAGTAGCACCACATATATGTATTGGTTTAAAAGGAGGAAAAGTAAAAGGTGAGTATGAGATTATAGAATACTTACAAAAAAATCCTCCTAATAAACTGACATTTATAGTTCTTATTCCTACAAAAGGTACTGAATATGAAGATGTAGAACCTCCTAATTTGAAAGAAGTAACAGATGTTTTATGTGAAGCTAGAATTAGTTTACCAAATACCGAGATTAACCTAGGTTGTATGAGACCTAGAGGTGTGTATAGAAAAGAACTAGACCAATTAGCTATAATGTGTGGAGTTAATAGAATAGTTCTTCCATCAAAATCTGCTAAGAATAAGGCTATAGATATGAATATGACAATAACTGAATGTAAGGAGTGTTGCGTTTTATGA
- the gcvH gene encoding glycine cleavage system protein GcvH, with translation MKLLPELKYSKDHEWVKVIDGDVVYIGITDYAQDQLGEILFVETPEVEDTVTKGVDFGVVESSKVASDLISPVNGEVLEVNEKLEDEPECINEDPYENWILKVKLADVAELDTLLSDKEYEAGLE, from the coding sequence ATGAAATTATTACCAGAATTAAAATACTCTAAAGATCATGAATGGGTAAAAGTAATTGATGGAGATGTTGTATATATAGGTATAACAGATTATGCTCAAGATCAATTAGGAGAAATATTATTTGTTGAAACACCAGAAGTAGAAGATACTGTAACTAAGGGAGTAGATTTTGGAGTAGTTGAATCTTCTAAAGTAGCTTCTGATTTAATATCTCCTGTTAATGGTGAAGTATTAGAAGTTAATGAAAAATTAGAAGATGAACCAGAATGTATAAATGAAGACCCATACGAAAACTGGATATTAAAAGTAAAACTAGCTGATGTTGCTGAGCTTGATACATTATTAAGTGATAAAGAATACGAGGCTGGATTAGAATAA
- a CDS encoding dihydropteroate synthase, with product MEKFMIIGERIHCISPSIRKALAERDPAPILKRAKEQLEAGAHYIDFNIGPAERDGEEIMTWGVKLLQSEFNNVPIALDTANKKAIEAGLKVYDRTNAKPIINSADAGSRFDLIDIAAEYESMVIGLCAKEGIPRDNDERMAYCQEILEKGLMLGMEPTDILFDPLCLVIKGMQEKQVEVLEAIKMMTEMGLLTTGGLSNVSNGCPKHVRPVLDSAFLAMAMANGFSSAIMNPCDPELMKTVKSCDIINGASLYADSFLELNEGGFAF from the coding sequence ATGGAAAAATTTATGATTATAGGTGAAAGAATACACTGTATCTCACCTTCAATAAGAAAGGCATTAGCAGAAAGAGATCCAGCTCCAATATTAAAAAGAGCAAAAGAACAATTAGAAGCAGGAGCACACTATATAGATTTCAATATAGGGCCTGCTGAAAGAGATGGCGAAGAGATAATGACATGGGGAGTTAAGCTACTTCAATCTGAATTTAACAATGTTCCTATAGCATTAGATACAGCTAATAAAAAAGCTATCGAAGCTGGACTTAAGGTTTATGATAGAACTAATGCAAAACCAATAATAAACTCTGCTGATGCTGGTTCAAGATTTGATTTAATAGATATAGCAGCTGAATATGAATCAATGGTTATAGGTTTATGTGCAAAAGAAGGTATCCCAAGAGATAATGATGAACGTATGGCTTACTGCCAAGAGATACTAGAAAAAGGCTTAATGCTAGGAATGGAGCCAACTGATATATTATTTGACCCATTATGCTTAGTTATAAAAGGTATGCAAGAAAAACAAGTAGAAGTTTTAGAAGCTATAAAGATGATGACTGAAATGGGACTTTTAACTACAGGAGGATTATCTAATGTATCTAATGGATGTCCTAAACATGTTAGACCTGTTTTAGATAGTGCATTCTTAGCAATGGCAATGGCTAATGGATTTAGTTCAGCTATAATGAATCCATGTGACCCAGAATTAATGAAAACTGTAAAATCTTGTGACATAATCAACGGGGCATCTTTATATGCAGACTCTTTCTTAGAGTTAAATGAAGGTGGATTTGCTTTCTAG
- the cdhC gene encoding CO dehydrogenase/CO-methylating acetyl-CoA synthase complex subunit beta, producing the protein MNLYNIIFTGSEQALGAAQAMLNEAIEKNGKEHKVAFPDTAYSLPCIYAATGQKMNTLGDLEGALEVVKSLINRTHLLEHAFNAGLATALAAEVIEALKYSTMDAPYSEPCAGHITDPIIRSLGVPLVTGDIPGVAVVLGECPDAESAAKVIKDYQSKGLLTFLVGKVIDQAIEAGVKMGLELRVIPLGYDVTSVIHVVSVAVRAALIFGGLTPGDLNGLLEYTANRVPAFVNAFGPLSELVVSAGAGAIALGFPVVTDQTVLEVPMNLLTQKDYDKIVATSLEARGIKIKVTEIPIPVSFAAAFEGERIRKSDMFAEFGGNKTEAWELVVKKEAAEVEDHKIEIIGPNIDEVEADGVLRLPLAVIVKIAGKNMQEDFEPVLERRFHYFLNYIEGVMHVGQRDMAWVRISKDAFDKGFRLEHIGEVLYAKMLDEFESVVDKCEITIITDAEKVSELKGEAIAKYNARDERLASLVDESVETFYSCNLCQSFAPAHVCVVTPERLGLCGAVSWLDAKATKELDPTGPCQPIEKGECLDDRTGVWNSVNETVNQISQGAVEAVTLYSILEDPMTSCGCFECICGIMPEANGFVVVNREFPSVTPVGMTFGELASMTGGGVQTPGFMGHGRHFISSKKFAYAEGGPERIVWMPKELKDYVADKLNATVKEMTGIENFCDMICDETIADDSEGVLAFLEEKGHPALAMESVM; encoded by the coding sequence ATGAATCTATATAATATAATCTTTACAGGGTCAGAACAAGCTTTGGGTGCAGCTCAAGCTATGTTAAATGAAGCTATAGAAAAAAACGGAAAAGAACATAAAGTAGCTTTCCCTGATACAGCATATTCATTACCTTGTATATATGCTGCAACAGGACAAAAAATGAACACTTTAGGGGACTTAGAAGGTGCTTTAGAAGTAGTAAAATCTTTAATCAATAGAACTCATTTATTAGAACATGCTTTTAATGCTGGTTTAGCTACTGCTTTAGCTGCAGAAGTAATTGAAGCATTAAAATACTCAACTATGGATGCTCCATATAGTGAGCCATGTGCAGGTCATATAACTGACCCTATAATCAGATCACTTGGTGTACCACTAGTTACAGGAGATATACCTGGTGTTGCAGTTGTTCTTGGAGAATGTCCTGATGCTGAATCAGCAGCAAAAGTTATAAAAGACTACCAATCTAAAGGTTTATTAACTTTCTTAGTTGGTAAGGTTATAGACCAAGCTATAGAAGCTGGAGTAAAAATGGGTCTTGAACTAAGAGTTATACCTCTAGGATATGATGTAACTTCTGTTATCCACGTTGTATCTGTTGCAGTAAGAGCAGCATTAATATTCGGTGGATTAACTCCTGGTGATTTAAACGGATTATTAGAATACACAGCTAATAGAGTTCCTGCATTTGTTAATGCTTTTGGACCATTAAGTGAATTAGTTGTATCTGCAGGTGCTGGAGCAATAGCTTTAGGATTCCCAGTTGTAACTGACCAAACTGTTCTTGAAGTTCCAATGAATTTATTAACTCAAAAAGATTATGATAAGATAGTAGCTACTTCATTAGAAGCTAGAGGAATAAAAATAAAAGTTACTGAAATACCTATACCAGTTTCATTTGCAGCAGCATTTGAAGGTGAAAGAATTAGAAAGAGCGACATGTTTGCTGAATTTGGTGGAAATAAAACTGAAGCTTGGGAGCTTGTTGTTAAGAAAGAAGCTGCTGAAGTTGAAGACCATAAGATAGAAATAATAGGACCAAACATAGATGAAGTTGAAGCAGATGGTGTATTAAGATTACCACTTGCTGTAATAGTTAAAATAGCTGGTAAAAACATGCAAGAAGATTTCGAACCAGTTCTTGAAAGACGTTTCCACTACTTCTTAAACTATATAGAAGGTGTAATGCACGTTGGACAAAGAGATATGGCTTGGGTAAGAATCTCTAAAGATGCATTTGATAAAGGATTTAGACTTGAGCATATAGGAGAAGTTTTATATGCTAAGATGTTAGATGAATTTGAATCAGTTGTTGATAAGTGTGAAATAACTATAATTACAGATGCAGAAAAAGTTTCTGAATTAAAAGGTGAAGCAATAGCTAAATACAATGCTAGAGATGAGAGATTAGCTTCATTGGTTGATGAAAGTGTAGAGACTTTCTATTCTTGTAACTTATGTCAATCATTTGCACCAGCTCACGTTTGTGTTGTTACTCCTGAAAGACTTGGTCTTTGTGGAGCAGTTAGCTGGTTAGATGCTAAAGCTACTAAAGAATTAGACCCTACAGGTCCTTGTCAACCAATAGAAAAAGGTGAATGTTTAGACGATAGAACAGGTGTATGGAACTCTGTAAATGAAACTGTAAACCAAATATCTCAAGGTGCAGTTGAAGCTGTTACATTATACTCTATATTAGAAGACCCTATGACTTCTTGTGGATGCTTCGAGTGTATCTGTGGTATAATGCCAGAAGCAAATGGATTTGTTGTAGTTAACAGAGAATTCCCAAGCGTTACTCCAGTTGGTATGACTTTCGGAGAACTTGCTTCTATGACAGGTGGAGGAGTTCAAACTCCAGGATTCATGGGACACGGAAGACATTTCATATCTTCTAAAAAATTCGCTTATGCAGAAGGTGGACCAGAAAGAATAGTTTGGATGCCAAAAGAATTAAAAGATTATGTAGCTGATAAATTAAATGCTACAGTTAAAGAAATGACTGGAATAGAGAACTTCTGTGATATGATTTGTGATGAAACTATAGCTGACGATTCTGAAGGAGTATTAGCTTTCTTAGAAGAAAAAGGTCATCCAGCATTAGCTATGGAAAGTGTAATGTAA
- a CDS encoding DUF4445 domain-containing protein: protein MIKVNFMPNNKEVYCNEGDILLEVARNADIFIDAPCNGNMSCGKCKVKLLKGKVDTEKTRHITDDEWEQGYILACCTKVISDIEIEVPSKVSSSMHGMKIEGSNKQKDREIFERAKKIIEKHNLQFKTNIKKKYIEMEEPNLDDNISDVDRLERHVRNHLGYNEIDFRLDILRKMPTIFRKSDFKVTITYVQKQKKLTIINIEEGNKENSLYGVAIDIGTTSVVVCLVDLYSKEVVDKASSGNAQIKYGADVINRIIYSTKKNGLETLHKAIVDETINPLLKTLYERNGINKEDVVTLVAAGNTTMTSLFLGVYTDFLRQEPYIPPFLKSPKLMGENVGLFVNDSAYVYLAPSVASYVGGDITAGVLSAGIWSSEENVLFIDLGTNGEIVFGNQDYMMSCACSAGPAFEGGGISCGMRASAGAIEKVAIDKGTLEPTLKIIDECAPVGICGSGIIDLICQMITKGVIDRRGKIYRDLNNKRVRFNEHEIGEYVLAFKEEFDLENDIVVNEVDIDNFIRAKGAIYSGAYTLVDSLGMDFSILDRVYIAGGIGNNLDIENSIIIGLLPDIDREKFTYIGNSSLVGSYLALISKDAKNKLEEIGKQITYVELSVYPSYMDEFISACFLPHTNIEQFPTAKQLLEE, encoded by the coding sequence ATGATAAAGGTAAATTTTATGCCAAACAATAAAGAAGTTTATTGTAATGAGGGGGATATATTACTAGAAGTTGCAAGAAATGCTGATATATTTATAGATGCTCCTTGTAATGGAAATATGTCTTGTGGTAAATGTAAGGTAAAGTTGTTAAAAGGTAAGGTTGATACAGAAAAAACGAGACATATAACAGATGACGAATGGGAGCAAGGTTATATATTAGCTTGTTGTACAAAAGTAATCTCAGATATAGAAATTGAAGTTCCTTCTAAAGTATCATCTTCTATGCATGGTATGAAGATTGAAGGTAGCAATAAACAAAAAGATAGAGAAATTTTTGAGAGAGCTAAAAAAATAATAGAAAAGCATAACTTACAATTTAAGACAAATATAAAAAAGAAATACATAGAAATGGAAGAGCCAAACTTAGATGACAATATAAGTGATGTAGATAGATTAGAAAGACATGTTAGAAATCATCTGGGATACAATGAAATAGATTTTAGATTAGATATACTTAGAAAGATGCCAACGATATTTAGAAAGAGCGATTTCAAAGTTACAATAACATATGTTCAAAAACAAAAGAAACTTACAATCATAAATATAGAAGAAGGAAATAAGGAAAATTCTCTGTATGGAGTTGCAATAGATATTGGTACAACTTCGGTAGTTGTATGTTTAGTAGACTTATATTCAAAAGAAGTAGTAGATAAAGCATCATCTGGAAATGCTCAGATAAAATATGGAGCAGATGTTATAAATAGGATTATATATTCGACTAAGAAAAATGGATTAGAAACTTTACACAAAGCTATAGTCGATGAAACTATAAATCCTCTATTAAAAACATTATATGAAAGAAATGGCATAAATAAGGAGGATGTAGTCACTTTAGTAGCTGCTGGAAATACAACTATGACAAGTTTATTCTTAGGGGTGTATACAGACTTTTTAAGACAAGAACCTTATATACCACCATTTTTAAAATCTCCAAAACTTATGGGTGAAAATGTAGGTCTTTTTGTAAATGATAGTGCATATGTGTACTTAGCTCCATCTGTAGCAAGTTATGTAGGAGGAGATATAACAGCAGGGGTATTATCAGCTGGTATATGGTCAAGTGAAGAAAATGTTTTATTTATAGACTTAGGTACCAATGGAGAGATAGTATTTGGAAATCAAGACTATATGATGAGCTGTGCATGTTCAGCAGGTCCTGCATTTGAAGGTGGAGGCATAAGCTGTGGAATGAGAGCATCAGCAGGAGCAATAGAGAAGGTGGCTATTGATAAAGGAACTTTAGAGCCTACATTAAAAATAATAGATGAATGTGCACCAGTTGGTATATGTGGTTCTGGTATAATTGATTTAATTTGCCAAATGATTACTAAGGGTGTAATAGATAGAAGAGGTAAGATATATAGAGATTTAAATAATAAGAGAGTCAGATTTAATGAACATGAAATAGGAGAGTATGTATTAGCATTTAAAGAAGAATTTGATTTGGAAAATGATATAGTAGTAAATGAAGTGGACATAGATAATTTTATTAGAGCTAAAGGAGCTATATATTCAGGCGCATATACTCTTGTAGATAGCTTGGGTATGGATTTTAGTATATTAGATAGAGTTTATATAGCAGGTGGTATAGGAAATAACCTAGATATAGAAAATTCAATAATTATAGGATTACTTCCTGATATCGATAGAGAGAAATTTACTTATATAGGAAATAGTTCACTTGTAGGTTCTTACTTGGCTCTTATAAGTAAAGATGCCAAAAATAAACTTGAAGAAATAGGTAAACAAATAACTTATGTTGAACTTAGTGTTTATCCAAGTTACATGGACGAATTTATTTCTGCATGCTTCTTACCACATACAAATATAGAGCAGTTCCCAACTGCAAAGCAACTACTAGAAGAGTAA